A window of the Eretmochelys imbricata isolate rEreImb1 chromosome 7, rEreImb1.hap1, whole genome shotgun sequence genome harbors these coding sequences:
- the IKZF5 gene encoding zinc finger protein Pegasus isoform X2 produces the protein MGEKKPEPLDFVKDFQEYLTQQTHHVNMISGSVSGDNEADALQGAGADGDQNGLDHPSVEVSLDENSGMLVDGFERTFDGKLKCRYCNYASKGTARLIEHIRIHTGEKPHRCHLCPFASAYERHLEAHMRSHTGEKPYKCELCSFRCSDRSNLSHHRRRKHKMVPIKGTRSSLSSKKMWGVLQKKTSNLGYSRRSLINLSPPSMVVQKPDYLNDFTHEIPNIQTEAYESMTKTTQTGGLARDPQDLKIDNPLNQLSTLAGQLSSLPPENQNPASPDVVTCQDEKPFIIQQPTAPAVVSSVSTNIPQSSSPTSPDPRPPHSQRNYSPVAGPSSDRSVHTSTPSISNSQPSTPAPTLPVQDPQLLHHCQHCDMYFADIAEGDLAHPQQEI, from the exons ATGGGTGAAAAGAAACCGGAGCCTCTGGACTTTGTAAAAGATTTTCAGGAATATCTTACTCAACAGACACACCATGTAAATATGATTTCTGGATCTGTTAGTGGGGACAATGAAGCAGATGCCCTTCAGGGAG CTGGAGCAGATGGTGATCAGAATGGACTAGATCATCCTTCTGTTGAAGTTTCACTGGATGAAAACTCAGGAATGTTAGTGGATGGGTTTGAAAGGACATTTGATGGAAAACTGAAGTGTCGATATTGCAACTATGCCAGCAAAGGAACAGCACGGCTTATAGAGCATATCAGAATTCACACAG gtgaaaAGCCACACAGATGCCATCTGTGTCCATTTGCATCAGCCTATGAACGTCATCTGGAAGCGCACATGCGATCACATACTGGTGAAAAACCATATAAATGTGAATTGTGTTCCTTCCGCTGCAGTGACAGAAGTAACCTGTCTCATCATCGTAGACGCAAGCATAAAATGGTACCTATAAAAGGTACTAGGTCTTCCCTGAGCAGCAAGAAAATGTGGGGGGTTTTGCAGAAGAAGACCAGCAATCTGGGATACAGCAGAAGATCATTAATTAATTTGAGCCCACCTTCCATGGTGGTTCAGAAGCCAGACTACCTTAATGATTTCACCCATGAAATCCCAAATATTCAGACTGAAGCATATGAAAGCATGACAAAAACAACACAGACTGGTGGCCTGGCGAGAGATCCACAAGACCTTAAGATAGACAATCCATTAAATCAGCTATCAACATTAGCAGGACAGTTGTCTAGCTTGCCACCTGAAAACCAAAACCCAGCGTCTCCTGATGTTGTAACATGCCAAGATGAAAAGCCTTTTATAATACAGCAACCTACTGCACCAGCAGTAGTTTCATCTGTGTCAACAAATATTCCTCAAAGTTCATCTCCTACTAGCCCAGATCCTCGGCCCCcacacagtcaaagaaactaCAGTCCAGTGGCAGGTCCAAGTAGTGATCGCAGCGTCCATACTAGTACTCCTAGCATAAGTAACAGTCAGCCAAGTACTCCAGCTCCAACCCTTCCAGTTCAGGATCCTCAGCTTCTGCATCACTGCCAGCACTGTGACATGTATTTTGCAGACA TTGCTGAAGGAGACCTTGCTCATCCCCAACAAGAAATCTAA
- the IKZF5 gene encoding zinc finger protein Pegasus isoform X1, with translation MGEKKPEPLDFVKDFQEYLTQQTHHVNMISGSVSGDNEADALQGAGADGDQNGLDHPSVEVSLDENSGMLVDGFERTFDGKLKCRYCNYASKGTARLIEHIRIHTGEKPHRCHLCPFASAYERHLEAHMRSHTGEKPYKCELCSFRCSDRSNLSHHRRRKHKMVPIKGTRSSLSSKKMWGVLQKKTSNLGYSRRSLINLSPPSMVVQKPDYLNDFTHEIPNIQTEAYESMTKTTQTGGLARDPQDLKIDNPLNQLSTLAGQLSSLPPENQNPASPDVVTCQDEKPFIIQQPTAPAVVSSVSTNIPQSSSPTSPDPRPPHSQRNYSPVAGPSSDRSVHTSTPSISNSQPSTPAPTLPVQDPQLLHHCQHCDMYFADNILYTIHMGCHGFENPFQCNICGCKCKNKYDFACHFARGQHNQH, from the exons ATGGGTGAAAAGAAACCGGAGCCTCTGGACTTTGTAAAAGATTTTCAGGAATATCTTACTCAACAGACACACCATGTAAATATGATTTCTGGATCTGTTAGTGGGGACAATGAAGCAGATGCCCTTCAGGGAG CTGGAGCAGATGGTGATCAGAATGGACTAGATCATCCTTCTGTTGAAGTTTCACTGGATGAAAACTCAGGAATGTTAGTGGATGGGTTTGAAAGGACATTTGATGGAAAACTGAAGTGTCGATATTGCAACTATGCCAGCAAAGGAACAGCACGGCTTATAGAGCATATCAGAATTCACACAG gtgaaaAGCCACACAGATGCCATCTGTGTCCATTTGCATCAGCCTATGAACGTCATCTGGAAGCGCACATGCGATCACATACTGGTGAAAAACCATATAAATGTGAATTGTGTTCCTTCCGCTGCAGTGACAGAAGTAACCTGTCTCATCATCGTAGACGCAAGCATAAAATGGTACCTATAAAAGGTACTAGGTCTTCCCTGAGCAGCAAGAAAATGTGGGGGGTTTTGCAGAAGAAGACCAGCAATCTGGGATACAGCAGAAGATCATTAATTAATTTGAGCCCACCTTCCATGGTGGTTCAGAAGCCAGACTACCTTAATGATTTCACCCATGAAATCCCAAATATTCAGACTGAAGCATATGAAAGCATGACAAAAACAACACAGACTGGTGGCCTGGCGAGAGATCCACAAGACCTTAAGATAGACAATCCATTAAATCAGCTATCAACATTAGCAGGACAGTTGTCTAGCTTGCCACCTGAAAACCAAAACCCAGCGTCTCCTGATGTTGTAACATGCCAAGATGAAAAGCCTTTTATAATACAGCAACCTACTGCACCAGCAGTAGTTTCATCTGTGTCAACAAATATTCCTCAAAGTTCATCTCCTACTAGCCCAGATCCTCGGCCCCcacacagtcaaagaaactaCAGTCCAGTGGCAGGTCCAAGTAGTGATCGCAGCGTCCATACTAGTACTCCTAGCATAAGTAACAGTCAGCCAAGTACTCCAGCTCCAACCCTTCCAGTTCAGGATCCTCAGCTTCTGCATCACTGCCAGCACTGTGACATGTATTTTGCAGACAATATCCTTTATACTATTCACATGGGATGTCATGGGTTTGAAAATCCTTTTCAGTGCAACATATGTGGGtgcaaatgtaaaaataaatatgactTTGCTTGCCATTTTGCAAGAGGTCAACATAACCAACATTGA